Proteins from one Telopea speciosissima isolate NSW1024214 ecotype Mountain lineage chromosome 1, Tspe_v1, whole genome shotgun sequence genomic window:
- the LOC122655332 gene encoding carboxylesterase 1-like, whose amino-acid sequence MGDEQPSSAVADCNFDPNEHLKIVVNPDGTLTRLHDFPTTAANDESPNSAVFTKDVPLSSTKNTWLRIFQPKQLPPSTPKLPLIIYYHGGGFIIGSPDLAIFHNFCSNMSTQLPAVVVSVAYRLAPEHRLPAAYEDAVEAIHWLKNESQAAVADHDLSRCFLMGDSAGSNIAYHAGLRATAVTNEIEPVKIAGVILHQPFFGGLERTGSELRLVNDQILPLSSNDLMWELSLPVGSNRDHWYCNPMMVDESTEEGRGVGLLGRCLVTGSDGDPVIDRQRMFVRMLEEKGVDVVGRFREDGCHGREVFDPNDARALFMVISDFISSSYVS is encoded by the coding sequence ATGGGAGATGAACAGCCTTCGTCTGCAGTTGCAGACTGCAATTTCGACCCTAATGAACATCTGAAGATCGTGGTCAACCCAGATGGCACTCTCACTCGCCTCCATGATTTCCCCACCACCGCTGCCAACGACGAATCCCCCAATTCAGCCGTGTTCACCAAAGACGTACCACTCAGCTCCACAAAGAACACCTGGCTCCGAATCTTCCAACCCAAGCAACTTCCCCCCTCCACTCCAAAACTCCCCTTAATTATCTACTATCACGGCGGTGGCttcatcattggcagcccagactTGGCCATTTTCCACAACTTCTGCTCCAATATGTCTACCCAGTTGCCGGCCGTTGTCGTCTCAGTCGCATACCGCCTTGCTCCAGAACACCGCCTCCCCGCAGCCTACGAAGATGCCGTCGAAGCCATACATTGGTTGAAGAATGAAAGTCAAGCAGCGGTGGCGGATCATGATCTGTCTCGGTGTTTCCTTATGGGTGACAGCGCAGGTAGCAATATTGCCTACCATGCCGGGTTACGTGCCACTGCGGTGACGAATGAGATAGAGCCCGTGAAGATCGCTGGGGTTATCTTGCACCAGCCATTCTTTGGTGGGTTAGAGAGGACAGGATCGGAGCTAAGACTGGTCAACGATCAGATATTGCCGTTGTCGAGTAATGATTTGATGTGGGAGTTGTCGTTACCGGTCGGATCCAATCGTGACCATTGGTACTGCAATCCGATGATGGTGGATGAGAGCACAGAGGAAGGGAGAGGTGTTGGGTTGCTAGGGAGGTGTTTGGTGACAGGATCCGATGGGGATCCGGTGATCGACAGGCAGAGAATGTTTGTGAGGATGTTGGAggagaaaggtgttgatgtcgtGGGTCGATTCCGGGAGGACGGGTGCCATGGACGAGAGGTCTTTGATCCCAACGATGCTAGGGCACTGTTTATGGTCATTTCcgatttcatttcttcttcttacgtTTCTTAA
- the LOC122655340 gene encoding probable carboxylesterase 9: protein MATTQQIRTHSHNTSDSLDSVDVNEIESIQERPHSGSHIDPYEHMKFQLNPDGSITRLSELPTLEASVDDPLGDTRGIMSKDVIFNPEKKTWARIVRPMPDDLEKGVRLPLVMYFHGGGFTTYTAGTVFCNNLCERAARLVPCIVVSVSYRLAPENRLPAAYEDADDALLWLKQQALDTENGEPWLKELADFSRILLFGWNSGANVAFHARLRALDLDLAPLKILGVMMTQPLFGGMERTKSDLKYADDQMLPLTVNDLMWELALPVGANRDHEYCNPWASPRIIEKLPNMGKVLVRGYGGDITIDRQRSLVELLMKNGVQVVAHFDDVGFHGIDLIDSRRAVATLNYLKDFINSTSSKPKPRPLIYCHSHSRSNSHSSPRSYRS from the coding sequence ATGGCGACGACCCAGCAAATTCGAACCCACTCACACAACACATCAGATAGTCTAGACTCTGTCGACGTAAACGAAATCGAGTCAATACAAGAGAGGCCACATTCAGGCTCTCACATCGATCCCTATGAACACATGAAATTCCAACTCAACCCAGACGGTAGTATTACGAGGTTATCAGAACTCCCCACCCTTGAAGCATCTGTTGACGATCCCTTGGGAGACACTAGAGGCATTATGAGCAAAGATGTGATCTTCAACCCCGAAAAGAAAACCTGGGCTCGTATCGTCCGTCCCATGCCGGATGACCTCGAGAAAGGGGTGCGTCTTCCTCTCGTCATGTACTTCCACGGCGGTGGATTTACTACTTACACCGCCGGCACTGTTTTCTGCAACAATCTCTGCGAACGCGCCGCCCGACTTGTACCATGTATTGTTGTCTCCGTGAGTTACCGTCTTGCACCGGAGAATCGTTTGCCTGCGGCATACGAAGACGCAGATGATGCGTTGTTGTGGTTGAAGCAACAGGCGTTGGACACCGAGAACGGCGAGCCTTGGCTGAAAGAACTCGCTGACTTCTCACGTATTCTGCTTTTTGGTTGGAACAGTGGTGCCAACGTGGCATTCCACGCGAGATTAAGAGCGTTGGATCTGGATCTTGCTCCACTTAAGATCCTTGGTGTGATGATGACACAACCTCTGTTTGGTGGAATGGAAAGGACTAAATCAGATCTCAAATATGCCGATGATCAGATGCTGCCGTTGACGGTGAATGATCTGATGTGGGAACTGGCCCTACCTGTTGGGGCCAATAGGGACCACGAGTACTGTAACCCATGGGCCAGCCCTAGAATTATCGAGAAGCTTCCGAACATGGGGAAGGTTTTGGTGAGAGGGTATGGTGGGGACATCACTATCGACCGACAGAGATCCTTGGTGGAGCTGCTGATGAAGAATGGGGTTCAGGTAGTGGCTCACTTCGACGATGTAGGCTTCCATGGTATCGATCTCATTGATTCTCGAAGGGCTGTGGCTACCCTTAATTATTTGAAGGATTTCATTAATTCTACTTCTTCCAAACCCAAGCCAAGGCCTCTCATCTACTGCCACTCCCATTCCCGCTCCAACTCCCACTCATCACCAAGGTCATACCGTAGCTAA